The proteins below come from a single Saccharopolyspora sp. SCSIO 74807 genomic window:
- the dut gene encoding dUTP diphosphatase produces MPNVKVLLTRLDPDLPPPSYARSGDAGADLVTTSDVLLQPGERALVGTGVALALPEGYAGFVHPRSGLAARAGLGVVNAPGTVDAGYRGEIRVCLINHDRAEPLSLRRGDRIAQLVVQRVEHAVFEEVDELPESQRGAGGHGSTGGHEVLTAPAGAEHRTEV; encoded by the coding sequence GTGCCGAACGTGAAGGTCCTGTTGACCCGTCTCGACCCCGATCTCCCGCCGCCGTCCTACGCCCGCTCCGGTGATGCCGGGGCGGATCTGGTGACGACCAGCGACGTGCTGCTGCAGCCCGGTGAGCGCGCGCTCGTCGGCACCGGTGTCGCGCTGGCGCTGCCGGAGGGCTACGCCGGTTTCGTGCATCCGCGCTCCGGGCTCGCCGCGCGGGCCGGTCTCGGCGTGGTGAACGCGCCGGGGACGGTGGATGCGGGATACCGGGGTGAGATCCGGGTATGCCTGATCAATCATGACCGCGCGGAGCCGCTGTCGCTGCGCCGCGGCGACCGCATCGCGCAACTCGTCGTGCAGCGCGTGGAGCACGCGGTGTTCGAGGAGGTCGACGAGCTGCCCGAGTCGCAGCGGGGTGCCGGTGGCCACGGGTCCACCGGTGGCCACGAGGTGCT
- a CDS encoding RNA polymerase sigma factor, whose protein sequence is MIDRRERAYVAAAETATRRSSSAATAGGAQSPSAQSGSQPQAETAAQETAEQAGTDAGQDSSAKSAAGTKSAGRKTATKSAAKKGTKSASAKTAKSAAKTDAAGTAGKAEGLEIDEPIETDLTSPDVGDLADVEVEIPEEPTVPEDEDGKPDSDFVWDEEESEALRQARKDAELTASADSVRAYLKQIGKVALLNAEEEVELAKRIEAGLYGAERLRQAEEAEEKLAFQMKRDLRWIVRDGERAKNHLLEANLRLVVSLAKRYTGRGMAFLDLIQEGNLGLIRAVEKFDYTKGYKFSTYATWWIRQAITRAMADQARTIRIPVHMVEVINKLGRIQRELLQDLGREPTPEELAKEMDITPEKVLEIQQYAREPISLDQTIGDEGDSQLGDFIEDSEAVVAVDAVSFTLLQDQLQSVLATLSEREAGVVRLRFGLTDGQPRTLDEIGQVYGVTRERIRQIESKTMSKLRHPSRSQVLRDYLD, encoded by the coding sequence CTGATCGACCGTCGCGAAAGGGCGTACGTGGCAGCCGCAGAAACCGCAACCCGACGCTCCAGCTCCGCTGCAACCGCCGGCGGTGCTCAGTCCCCGTCGGCCCAGTCCGGATCCCAGCCCCAGGCAGAGACCGCCGCGCAGGAAACGGCCGAGCAGGCCGGAACCGACGCGGGCCAGGACTCGTCCGCCAAGAGCGCGGCGGGCACCAAGTCGGCGGGCCGCAAGACCGCCACCAAGTCGGCGGCCAAGAAGGGCACCAAGTCCGCCTCGGCCAAGACCGCGAAGTCCGCGGCCAAGACCGACGCGGCTGGCACCGCGGGCAAGGCCGAGGGCCTGGAGATCGACGAACCGATCGAAACCGACCTGACCTCCCCGGACGTGGGCGATCTCGCCGACGTCGAAGTGGAGATCCCGGAGGAGCCGACCGTCCCGGAGGACGAGGACGGCAAGCCGGACTCCGACTTCGTGTGGGACGAGGAGGAATCCGAGGCGCTGCGGCAGGCGCGCAAGGACGCCGAGCTGACCGCCTCGGCCGACTCGGTGCGCGCCTACCTCAAGCAGATCGGCAAGGTGGCGCTGCTCAACGCCGAGGAGGAGGTCGAACTCGCCAAGCGCATCGAGGCCGGCCTCTACGGCGCCGAGCGGCTGCGCCAGGCCGAGGAAGCCGAGGAGAAGCTCGCCTTCCAGATGAAGCGCGACCTGCGCTGGATCGTCCGGGACGGTGAGCGGGCCAAGAACCACCTGCTGGAGGCGAACCTCCGCCTGGTGGTCAGCCTCGCCAAGCGCTACACCGGCCGCGGCATGGCGTTCCTGGACCTGATCCAGGAGGGCAACCTCGGGCTCATCCGCGCGGTGGAGAAGTTCGACTACACCAAGGGCTACAAGTTCTCCACCTACGCGACCTGGTGGATCCGCCAGGCCATCACCCGCGCGATGGCCGACCAGGCCCGCACCATCCGCATCCCGGTGCACATGGTCGAGGTCATCAACAAGCTGGGCCGCATCCAGCGCGAGCTGCTGCAGGACCTGGGCCGCGAGCCCACGCCCGAGGAGCTCGCCAAGGAAATGGACATCACCCCGGAGAAGGTGCTGGAGATCCAGCAGTACGCCCGGGAGCCCATTTCGCTGGACCAGACGATCGGCGACGAGGGCGACAGCCAGCTCGGCGACTTCATCGAGGACTCCGAGGCGGTCGTCGCGGTCGACGCCGTGTCGTTCACGCTGCTGCAGGACCAGCTGCAGTCGGTGCTGGCGACGCTGTCCGAGCGGGAGGCGGGCGTGGTGCGGCTGCGCTTCGGCCTCACCGACGGCCAGCCGCGCACGTTGGACGAGATCGGCCAGGTCTACGGCGTGACCCGGGAACGCATCCGGCAGATCGAGTCCAAGACGATGTCGAAGCTGCGGCACCCGTCGCGTTCGCAGGTGCTGCGCGACTACCTGGACTGA
- a CDS encoding DUF4193 domain-containing protein — MATDYDAPRRSESEEMTEDSLEELKARRNDAQSGVVDADESEIAENFELPGADLSGEEMTVKVLPKQADEFTCASCFLVHHRSRLAEERNGGLICRDCAA, encoded by the coding sequence ATGGCGACCGACTACGACGCTCCGCGCCGCAGCGAGTCCGAGGAAATGACCGAGGACTCGCTGGAAGAACTCAAGGCGCGGCGCAACGACGCGCAATCCGGCGTCGTCGACGCCGATGAATCGGAGATCGCGGAGAACTTCGAGCTGCCGGGCGCCGACCTGTCCGGTGAGGAGATGACCGTCAAGGTCCTGCCCAAGCAGGCCGACGAGTTCACCTGCGCCAGCTGCTTCCTGGTGCACCACCGCAGCAGGCTGGCCGAGGAGCGCAACGGCGGGCTGATCTGCCGCGACTGCGCTGCTTGA
- the ppgK gene encoding polyphosphate--glucose phosphotransferase translates to MGTARGFGVDVGGSGIKGCPVDIDGGVLAEERMRIPTPHPSTPEAVADAVAEIVEKFGWSGPVGVTLPCVVKQGTAHTAANIDKSWIGTDAQGLFAERLGQDRSEVVVLNDADAAGLAEMRSGAGAGASGLVVVLTFGTGIGSAMFVDGKLVPNTEFGHIEVDGHDAEKQAAASVKDDLDLSYPEWAPRVSRYVQALESFLWPDLIIAGGGVSKKQHKWLPLLETRTPIVPASLKNDAGIVGAAAAAAAGAGN, encoded by the coding sequence ATGGGCACTGCCCGCGGTTTCGGCGTGGACGTCGGCGGGTCCGGCATCAAAGGATGTCCGGTGGACATCGACGGTGGGGTGCTGGCCGAAGAGCGTATGCGGATTCCCACGCCGCACCCTTCGACACCGGAGGCGGTCGCGGACGCGGTCGCCGAGATCGTCGAGAAGTTCGGCTGGAGCGGGCCCGTCGGGGTCACGCTGCCCTGCGTGGTCAAGCAGGGCACCGCGCACACCGCCGCGAACATCGACAAGAGCTGGATCGGCACCGACGCGCAGGGGTTGTTCGCCGAGCGGCTGGGCCAGGACCGGTCGGAGGTGGTCGTGCTCAACGACGCCGACGCCGCCGGGCTGGCCGAGATGCGCTCCGGTGCGGGCGCAGGCGCTTCCGGCCTGGTGGTGGTGCTGACCTTCGGCACCGGCATCGGCAGCGCGATGTTCGTGGACGGCAAGCTGGTGCCGAACACGGAGTTCGGGCACATCGAGGTCGACGGGCACGACGCGGAGAAGCAGGCGGCCGCGTCGGTCAAGGACGACCTCGACCTGTCCTACCCGGAGTGGGCGCCGCGGGTGAGCCGCTACGTCCAGGCGCTGGAATCCTTCCTGTGGCCGGACCTGATCATCGCGGGCGGCGGGGTCAGCAAGAAGCAGCACAAGTGGCTGCCGCTGCTGGAGACCCGGACCCCGATCGTGCCGGCCTCGCTGAAGAACGACGCCGGGATCGTGGGCGCCGCCGCGGCGGCCGCGGCGGGCGCCGGGAACTGA
- a CDS encoding DUF3093 domain-containing protein produces MSESAEAATPRQDTPGQGNPEGGNAEAGSTERGNAERGSGGEPAEYRERLFASWWTWPLPLIIAVLLAAEVHMGHPGVRAWLPYVVLIPAAIAVPLWLGRTRVEISGGELWVGDAHLPLRFIEGAEVVPAKDKRRALGPELDPAAFVVHRPWVKSSVRVWLDDPDDPTPYWVISSRRPERLAAALRR; encoded by the coding sequence GTGTCGGAAAGCGCAGAAGCAGCCACCCCCCGCCAGGACACCCCCGGTCAGGGGAATCCCGAGGGTGGAAATGCCGAGGCGGGGAGCACCGAACGGGGAAACGCCGAGCGGGGCAGCGGCGGCGAGCCGGCGGAGTACCGGGAGCGGCTGTTCGCGTCCTGGTGGACCTGGCCGCTACCGCTGATCATCGCCGTGCTGCTGGCCGCAGAGGTGCACATGGGACACCCGGGCGTGCGGGCGTGGCTGCCCTACGTGGTGCTGATCCCGGCCGCGATCGCGGTGCCGCTGTGGCTGGGCCGCACCAGGGTCGAGATCTCCGGCGGGGAGCTCTGGGTCGGCGATGCGCACCTGCCGCTGCGGTTCATCGAAGGGGCGGAGGTGGTGCCCGCCAAGGACAAGCGGCGCGCGCTCGGCCCGGAACTGGACCCGGCCGCTTTCGTGGTGCACCGGCCCTGGGTGAAATCCTCGGTTCGGGTGTGGCTCGACGACCCCGATGACCCGACGCCGTACTGGGTCATCAGCAGCAGACGACCGGAACGTTTGGCCGCCGCGCTGCGCCGCTGA
- a CDS encoding inositol monophosphatase family protein, with amino-acid sequence MHTETLRTAAVQVAEEAAELARSIRDESVTGAAVHTKSTETDVVTAADRAAERLVRDRLAELRPGESVLGEEEGGAAALEGLRWVVDPIDGTVNYLYGFPWYAVSLAAQIDGRSVAGAVVEPVSGRVWSAAEGAGAHCDGVRLSVSAADRLDLALVGTGFAYDPRRRRAQAAATAELLGEVRDIRRSGAASLDLCAVAAGWIDAYFEVGLKRWDWAAGALIAQEAGAQLRLPGGDSADGLGDEALLCAAPGVADELTGALVRAGAGAV; translated from the coding sequence GTGCATACCGAAACTCTGCGCACCGCCGCGGTGCAGGTCGCAGAAGAGGCCGCCGAGCTGGCGCGCAGCATCCGCGACGAGTCGGTGACCGGCGCCGCGGTGCACACCAAGAGCACCGAAACCGACGTCGTGACCGCCGCGGACCGCGCAGCCGAGCGACTGGTGCGGGACCGGCTCGCCGAACTGCGGCCGGGTGAGTCGGTCCTCGGCGAGGAGGAAGGCGGCGCGGCCGCGCTGGAAGGCCTGCGCTGGGTCGTCGACCCGATCGACGGCACCGTCAACTACCTGTACGGCTTCCCCTGGTACGCGGTGTCCCTGGCCGCCCAGATCGACGGCCGTTCGGTGGCGGGAGCGGTCGTGGAGCCGGTGTCCGGGCGCGTGTGGAGCGCGGCAGAGGGCGCCGGTGCGCACTGCGACGGCGTGCGGTTGAGCGTTTCCGCCGCGGACCGGCTGGACCTGGCGCTGGTCGGCACCGGCTTCGCCTACGACCCCCGCCGCAGGCGCGCGCAGGCGGCGGCGACGGCGGAACTGCTCGGCGAGGTCCGCGACATCCGCCGCTCGGGCGCGGCTTCGCTGGACCTGTGCGCGGTCGCGGCCGGCTGGATCGACGCCTACTTCGAGGTCGGGCTCAAGCGCTGGGACTGGGCTGCCGGCGCGTTGATCGCGCAGGAAGCGGGCGCGCAGCTGCGGCTGCCGGGCGGAGATTCCGCCGACGGGCTCGGCGACGAGGCGCTGCTGTGCGCGGCGCCGGGAGTGGCCGACGAGCTGACCGGTGCTTTGGTGCGCGCGGGAGCGGGCGCGGTGTGA
- the cei gene encoding envelope integrity protein Cei — protein MSAASSRWGRQGPRYRRRRPLPALLVLGLLVVLSGFVWTRVFETAETTETATRCNMPGPPTAASPPGEQQVPVGQMLGRTALDQTSPAPPQDIRVRVLNGNGEANQASLISQELTNLGFAPGGEPDNDSVYPAYDLNCHGQIRFGGAGAPSARTLSLMVPCAQLVRDDRPDASLDLALGAEFDDIKSTPQARQVLQELKNWAPQGGAAQEARPPQISNELMTAARDVSC, from the coding sequence GTGTCTGCCGCGAGTTCACGGTGGGGCCGTCAGGGTCCGCGATACCGGCGACGCCGACCACTGCCCGCCCTGCTGGTGCTGGGGCTGCTCGTGGTGCTGTCCGGCTTCGTGTGGACCCGGGTGTTCGAGACCGCCGAGACCACTGAGACCGCGACCCGGTGCAACATGCCCGGGCCGCCGACCGCCGCATCACCACCCGGCGAGCAGCAGGTTCCGGTGGGGCAGATGCTCGGCCGCACCGCGCTGGACCAGACCAGCCCGGCGCCACCGCAGGACATCCGGGTGCGGGTGCTCAACGGCAACGGGGAGGCGAACCAGGCGTCGTTGATCAGCCAGGAGCTGACCAACCTCGGGTTCGCGCCGGGCGGCGAGCCGGACAACGACTCGGTCTACCCGGCCTACGACCTCAACTGCCACGGGCAGATCCGCTTCGGCGGCGCCGGAGCCCCGTCCGCCCGCACGCTGAGTCTGATGGTGCCGTGCGCGCAGCTGGTGCGCGACGACCGTCCGGACGCGTCGCTGGACCTGGCGCTGGGCGCGGAATTCGACGACATCAAGAGCACTCCCCAGGCGCGGCAGGTGCTGCAGGAGCTGAAGAACTGGGCGCCGCAGGGCGGCGCAGCGCAGGAGGCGCGGCCACCGCAGATCAGCAACGAGCTGATGACCGCCGCCCGCGACGTCTCCTGCTGA